A part of Brevinematia bacterium genomic DNA contains:
- the trxA gene encoding thioredoxin: MRELNVTSFDDTVNRSPLCIVDFWAEWCIPCKIISPILDELSEEYKGRVDFFKVNVDDNPELASKFRITSIPTILIFRYGEPIDKMVGALPKQNIKQVLDSYL, from the coding sequence ATGAGAGAGTTAAATGTAACATCGTTTGATGATACTGTTAACAGATCACCGCTCTGTATAGTTGATTTTTGGGCTGAGTGGTGTATACCTTGTAAGATAATTAGCCCAATCCTAGATGAACTCTCAGAGGAGTATAAAGGTAGGGTTGACTTTTTTAAAGTCAACGTTGACGATAACCCTGAGTTGGCTTCAAAGTTTAGAATAACAAGTATTCCCACAATACTGATATTCAGATATGGTGAACCTATTGACAAAATGGTAGGAGCTCTACCAAAGCAAAACATAAAACAGGTTTTAGACTCTTATCTATAA